The following proteins are co-located in the Actinomycetota bacterium genome:
- the arc gene encoding proteasome ATPase, giving the protein MRGSSEFDRRIAAFEQEVGELQMHIKDLEEESSVLRSKLLDAPLKIRKLESQLSEVRHEASRSRTQSERMATLLAQAREQLVTLQQEIDKLSSPPSGYGVFLTYYEDGTADIFTGGRKLRVNVAPSVEAGTLVKGQEVRLNEALNVVEARGYEMQGEVALLKEVIDRDRAIVITHADDERVVSLSAQLDDTVLHAGDSVLLDPRSGYLMEKLPKAEVEELVLEEVPDIDYNAIGGLDEQIEALRDAVELPFLYSGLFNDYQLPPPKGVLLYGPPGCGKTLIAKAVANSLAKRTQEVTGREDVRAYFLNVKGPELLNKYVGETERQIRMIFQRAKEKSEEGVPVIVFFDEMESLFRTRGSGISSDIETTIVPQLLSELDGVEQLKNVIVIGASNREDLIDPAILRPGRLDVKIKVERPDHDSARAIFSKYLISEVPISPGEIERYGDVHAAIKAMIDVTVEEMYSVADSNRFLEVTYANGDKEVLFFKDFSSGAMIENIVRRAKKIAIKRLIANGEGGIRTTDLIESIHQEYHENEDLPNTTNPDDWARISGKKGERIVFVRTLVSEQKKADSRSIEQIQTGQYL; this is encoded by the coding sequence ATGCGCGGATCATCTGAGTTCGATCGCAGAATCGCCGCTTTCGAGCAAGAAGTCGGCGAACTGCAGATGCACATCAAAGATCTCGAGGAGGAGTCCTCGGTCCTGCGCAGCAAGCTGCTCGATGCCCCGCTGAAAATTCGCAAGCTCGAAAGCCAGCTCTCGGAGGTCCGCCACGAAGCCAGCCGCTCCCGGACCCAAAGCGAACGGATGGCCACGCTTCTCGCCCAGGCGCGCGAGCAGCTGGTCACCCTCCAGCAGGAGATAGACAAGCTGTCCTCTCCCCCGTCCGGCTACGGCGTCTTCCTCACCTACTACGAGGACGGCACGGCCGACATCTTCACGGGCGGCCGCAAGCTGCGGGTCAACGTCGCCCCGAGCGTCGAGGCCGGCACGCTGGTCAAGGGCCAGGAGGTCCGTCTGAACGAAGCTCTGAACGTCGTTGAGGCCCGCGGCTACGAGATGCAGGGCGAGGTCGCCCTTTTGAAGGAGGTCATCGACCGGGACCGCGCCATCGTCATCACCCACGCCGACGACGAGCGGGTGGTCTCCCTGTCGGCGCAGCTGGACGACACCGTCCTGCACGCCGGCGACTCGGTGCTGCTGGACCCCAGGTCGGGCTACCTGATGGAGAAGCTGCCCAAGGCCGAGGTCGAGGAGTTGGTGCTCGAAGAGGTGCCGGACATCGATTACAACGCAATCGGCGGCCTGGACGAGCAGATCGAGGCCCTGCGCGACGCAGTCGAGCTCCCCTTCCTTTACTCCGGCCTGTTCAACGACTACCAGCTGCCGCCGCCGAAGGGCGTGCTGCTCTACGGCCCTCCGGGATGCGGCAAGACCCTCATCGCGAAGGCGGTAGCCAACTCGCTGGCCAAGCGGACGCAGGAGGTCACCGGCCGGGAGGACGTGCGGGCCTACTTCTTGAACGTCAAGGGCCCCGAGCTGCTGAACAAGTACGTCGGCGAGACCGAGCGCCAGATCCGCATGATCTTCCAGCGGGCCAAGGAGAAGTCAGAGGAGGGCGTCCCCGTCATCGTGTTCTTCGACGAGATGGAGTCGCTGTTCCGAACTCGTGGCTCCGGCATCTCGAGCGACATCGAGACCACCATCGTCCCCCAGCTCCTATCTGAGCTGGACGGCGTGGAGCAGCTGAAAAACGTCATCGTCATCGGCGCCTCCAACCGGGAGGACCTGATCGACCCGGCCATCCTGCGCCCGGGGCGCCTCGACGTGAAGATCAAGGTCGAGCGGCCGGACCACGACTCCGCCAGGGCCATCTTCTCCAAGTACCTCATCTCCGAGGTCCCCATCAGCCCCGGGGAGATCGAGCGCTACGGCGATGTCCACGCGGCCATCAAGGCCATGATCGACGTCACGGTCGAGGAGATGTACTCGGTTGCCGACAGCAACCGGTTCCTGGAGGTCACCTACGCCAACGGGGACAAGGAGGTCCTGTTCTTCAAGGACTTCTCCTCCGGAGCCATGATCGAGAACATAGTCCGGAGGGCCAAGAAGATCGCCATCAAACGCCTGATCGCAAACGGAGAGGGTGGCATCCGAACCACGGACCTCATCGAGTCGATCCACCAGGAGTACCACGAGAACGAGGACCTGCCGAACACCACGAACCCCGACGACTGGGCGCGGATCTCGGGCAAGAAGGGCGAGCGGATCGTCTTCGTCCGGACCCTGGTCAGCGAGCAGAAGAAGGCGGACTCCCGCTCGATAGAGCAGATCCAGACCGGGCAGTACCTGTAG
- a CDS encoding tRNA (adenine-N1)-methyltransferase, with product MKFEAGDKALLTDRKGRRYLLTLKTGGSFHFHRGIVQHDQIIGLPDGSRVVSTGSETLTVFKPTYADYVLKMPRGAQVIYPKDVAIMLMQADVYPGARVLEAGLGSGATTMALLRAVGPEGRVIAYEQREDFAERALANIEEFLGKVENLEVRMGSIYEPIEPTEVDRVSLDLPEPWRALPQVESALRPGGILVCFLPTILQVQRLTEELEAQPRWTSVWSQETLTRTWHIEGQSVRPDHRMVAHTGFLTFARITVQE from the coding sequence ATGAAGTTCGAGGCGGGCGACAAGGCGCTGCTTACCGACCGCAAAGGTCGGCGGTACCTGCTCACCCTGAAAACGGGAGGATCCTTCCACTTCCACCGCGGGATCGTCCAGCACGACCAGATCATCGGCCTGCCGGATGGCAGCCGGGTGGTCTCGACCGGCTCGGAGACACTTACCGTCTTCAAGCCCACCTACGCCGACTACGTCCTGAAGATGCCTCGCGGAGCCCAGGTGATCTATCCGAAGGACGTCGCGATCATGCTCATGCAGGCCGACGTCTACCCGGGCGCCCGGGTGCTCGAAGCCGGGCTCGGCTCCGGGGCGACCACGATGGCGCTCCTGAGGGCGGTCGGTCCCGAGGGCCGGGTGATCGCTTACGAGCAGCGGGAGGACTTCGCCGAGCGCGCCCTCGCCAACATCGAAGAGTTCCTCGGCAAGGTCGAGAACCTCGAGGTCCGCATGGGCAGCATCTACGAGCCCATCGAGCCGACCGAGGTCGACCGCGTCTCCCTGGACCTGCCCGAGCCCTGGCGGGCACTCCCCCAGGTGGAGTCGGCCCTCCGCCCGGGCGGCATACTGGTTTGTTTTCTTCCCACCATCCTCCAGGTACAGCGCCTCACTGAGGAGCTCGAGGCACAGCCCCGCTGGACGTCGGTTTGGAGCCAGGAGACGCTCACCCGCACCTGGCACATCGAGGGCCAGTCGGTGCGCCCGGACCACCGGATGGTGGCCCACACCGGTTTCCTGACGTTCGCACGCATCACCGTTCAGGAGTAG
- the glnII gene encoding glutamine synthetase GlnII, protein MSYQAEYIWIDGTKPTALMRNKTKVIADGEKPGTWGFDGSSTNQAPGENSDCVLEPVFICPDPIRGGDNILVLCEVFLPDGTPHPTNTRRPCVEVAERYADQEPMFGIEQEYTFMQDGRPLGWPVAGGWFPAPQGPYYCGVGGQKMVGRDIIEEHTLACINAGLAIEGTNAEVMMAQWEFQIGVLGAPDIGDQIWMGRWLLYRIAEEHEVFVTLAAKPVPGDWNGAGAHTNFSTKGTRESWDAIIACCEALGKDPLKHVENYGDGIQDRLTGAHETQKWNQFSYGTSDRGASIRIPWAVAKAGKGWLEDRRPNANMDPYVVSRLLMETCCGALAESEELESVIG, encoded by the coding sequence TTGAGCTATCAGGCCGAGTACATCTGGATTGACGGCACGAAGCCGACAGCCCTGATGCGAAACAAGACCAAGGTCATTGCCGACGGCGAGAAGCCCGGCACCTGGGGCTTTGACGGATCCAGCACCAACCAGGCCCCGGGTGAGAACTCGGACTGCGTGCTCGAGCCCGTGTTCATCTGTCCCGACCCCATCCGCGGCGGCGACAACATTCTCGTCCTGTGCGAGGTTTTCCTTCCCGACGGCACACCCCACCCCACCAACACCCGCCGTCCCTGCGTCGAGGTCGCCGAGAGGTACGCCGACCAGGAGCCGATGTTCGGCATCGAGCAGGAGTACACGTTCATGCAGGACGGCCGTCCCCTCGGGTGGCCGGTGGCCGGTGGCTGGTTCCCCGCCCCGCAGGGTCCGTACTACTGCGGCGTCGGCGGCCAGAAGATGGTCGGCCGCGACATCATCGAGGAGCACACCCTGGCCTGCATCAACGCCGGGCTTGCCATCGAGGGAACCAACGCCGAGGTCATGATGGCCCAGTGGGAGTTCCAGATCGGCGTCTTGGGCGCCCCCGACATCGGCGACCAGATCTGGATGGGCCGCTGGCTCCTCTACCGGATCGCCGAGGAGCACGAGGTATTCGTGACCCTGGCCGCCAAGCCGGTCCCCGGGGACTGGAACGGAGCCGGTGCGCACACCAACTTCTCCACCAAGGGCACCCGCGAGAGCTGGGACGCCATCATCGCCTGTTGCGAGGCCCTGGGTAAGGACCCGCTGAAGCACGTCGAGAACTACGGCGACGGCATCCAGGACCGCCTGACCGGCGCCCACGAGACGCAGAAGTGGAACCAGTTCAGCTACGGCACCAGTGACCGAGGCGCATCGATCCGTATCCCGTGGGCCGTTGCCAAGGCCGGCAAGGGATGGCTGGAGGACCGCCGTCCGAACGCCAACATGGACCCGTACGTGGTCAGCCGCCTCCTGATGGAGACCTGCTGCGGCGCACTTGCCGAGTCCGAGGAGTTGGAGTCGGTAATCGGCTAA
- the glnA gene encoding type I glutamate--ammonia ligase has product MPHVDMKDAKQVLSLIKDEGIELVDIRFCDLPGLMQHFTMTSEGLDEDSFLEGFGFDGSSIRGFQKIHESDMILFPDPTTAFVDPFMREKTLVMNCFIGDPVTGESYSRDPRYVAKKAEDYLTASGVADQSYWGPEAEFYIFDDVRFDQTQNSGYYFVDSIEGIWNSGTVTEGGNKGYKPRYKEGYFPVPPMDQHQDLRSDMVLNLRKVGLDIEVHHHEVGTAGQAEIDLGFGPLLKMADALMLYKYIVKGTGMRVGKTITFMPKPIFQDNGSGMHVHQSLWKDGEPLFYGDGYANLSEMAIHYIGGILNHAPALLALCAPTTNSYKRLVPGYEAPVNLVYSQRNRSAAVRIPLYSKSPKSKRIEFRCPDPSCNPYFAFSAMLMAGLDGVKQGLVPPEPVNRDMFEHDGDAGPVPTVPSTLEQALDALEEDHQFLLEGNVFTQDLIDTWIDYKRNNEAKELSLRPHPFEFYMYYDI; this is encoded by the coding sequence ATGCCGCACGTGGACATGAAGGATGCCAAGCAGGTCCTTTCGCTCATCAAGGACGAAGGTATAGAGCTGGTAGACATCCGCTTTTGTGACCTTCCCGGACTAATGCAGCACTTCACGATGACCTCCGAGGGCCTCGACGAAGACAGCTTCTTAGAGGGCTTCGGTTTCGACGGCAGCTCAATCCGTGGGTTCCAGAAGATCCACGAGTCGGACATGATCCTGTTCCCCGACCCGACCACCGCGTTCGTCGACCCGTTCATGCGGGAGAAGACCCTGGTGATGAACTGCTTCATCGGCGACCCGGTGACCGGGGAGTCGTACTCCCGGGACCCCCGCTATGTCGCCAAGAAGGCCGAGGATTACCTCACGGCCAGCGGCGTCGCCGATCAGTCCTACTGGGGACCGGAGGCTGAGTTCTACATCTTCGACGACGTCCGCTTCGACCAGACCCAGAACTCCGGTTACTACTTCGTGGACTCCATCGAGGGCATCTGGAACTCGGGAACGGTCACCGAGGGCGGCAACAAGGGGTACAAGCCCAGGTACAAGGAGGGCTACTTCCCGGTGCCGCCGATGGACCAGCACCAGGACCTGCGGTCGGACATGGTCCTGAACCTGAGAAAGGTCGGCCTGGACATCGAGGTCCACCACCACGAGGTCGGTACCGCCGGCCAGGCCGAGATCGACCTCGGGTTCGGCCCGCTGCTCAAGATGGCCGACGCCCTGATGCTCTACAAGTACATCGTCAAGGGGACCGGGATGCGGGTCGGCAAGACCATCACCTTCATGCCCAAACCGATCTTCCAGGACAACGGATCGGGCATGCACGTCCACCAGAGCCTGTGGAAGGACGGCGAGCCTCTTTTCTACGGCGACGGCTACGCCAACCTGTCGGAGATGGCCATCCACTACATCGGCGGCATCCTGAACCACGCACCGGCGCTGCTGGCCCTTTGCGCCCCCACCACCAACTCCTACAAACGGCTCGTCCCGGGGTACGAAGCCCCGGTGAACCTGGTGTACTCGCAGCGCAACCGGTCGGCGGCGGTTCGGATCCCGCTCTACTCGAAGAGCCCCAAGAGCAAGCGGATCGAGTTCCGGTGCCCCGACCCGTCGTGCAACCCGTACTTTGCCTTCTCGGCGATGTTGATGGCGGGCCTCGACGGAGTTAAGCAGGGCCTCGTCCCACCGGAGCCGGTAAACCGGGACATGTTCGAGCACGATGGCGACGCCGGTCCCGTGCCCACCGTCCCCTCGACCCTGGAACAGGCGCTCGACGCCCTGGAGGAGGACCACCAGTTCCTGCTCGAGGGCAACGTCTTCACCCAGGACCTGATCGACACCTGGATCGACTACAAGAGGAACAACGAGGCCAAAGAGCTGAGCCTCAGGCCGCACCCGTTCGAGTTCTACATGTACTACGACATTTAG
- a CDS encoding RDD family protein has product MTSYPATPAYNEGTAAYAGFWIRFGAALIDGILVGIVTNILLFLIRMATGASTDTMNPTTVVSLIVAIGIGAAYYIMMESSERQATIGKMALGLKVTDMNGARISAGTATVRYFSEILSGIILMIGYIMAAFTPKKQALHDIIAKTLVVKT; this is encoded by the coding sequence ATGACGAGTTATCCCGCAACTCCTGCATACAACGAAGGAACCGCGGCTTACGCGGGTTTCTGGATTCGCTTCGGCGCAGCGCTGATCGATGGGATTTTGGTCGGAATCGTCACGAACATCTTGCTCTTTTTGATCCGCATGGCCACAGGCGCATCCACCGACACCATGAACCCGACAACGGTCGTCTCGCTGATCGTCGCCATCGGGATAGGTGCCGCGTACTACATCATGATGGAGAGCTCGGAACGGCAGGCGACCATCGGGAAGATGGCGCTCGGACTCAAGGTGACGGACATGAACGGAGCAAGGATCTCTGCAGGCACCGCAACGGTCCGCTACTTCTCAGAGATCCTCTCCGGGATCATCCTGATGATCGGCTACATCATGGCCGCCTTCACCCCGAAGAAGCAGGCGCTGCACGACATCATCGCCAAGACGCTGGTAGTGAAGACCTAA
- a CDS encoding TIGR00730 family Rossman fold protein translates to MKRLCVFTGSSPGARPEYARAAQNLAGAIVERELTLIFGGSRQGLMGILADSVMEAGGEVIGVIPDRLFPKETPHMGLTELHVVKSMHERKQVMADLSDGFIAMPGGVGTLEELTEIYTWSQLGLHRKPCGLLNVEGYYDYLTQFLDHAVHERFLKPIHRDTLMVKEDPRELLDEFATYRAPRLGKWLDRAST, encoded by the coding sequence ATGAAGCGACTGTGTGTCTTCACCGGCTCCAGCCCCGGGGCAAGGCCCGAGTACGCCCGGGCGGCCCAGAACCTGGCCGGGGCGATCGTCGAGCGTGAGCTCACCCTGATCTTCGGCGGTTCCCGGCAGGGGCTCATGGGCATCCTCGCCGACTCGGTTATGGAGGCGGGCGGCGAGGTCATAGGGGTCATCCCCGATCGTCTGTTCCCCAAGGAGACCCCGCACATGGGCCTGACCGAGCTGCACGTAGTCAAGTCCATGCACGAGCGCAAGCAGGTGATGGCCGACCTGTCGGATGGGTTCATCGCGATGCCGGGCGGGGTGGGAACTCTGGAGGAGCTGACCGAGATCTACACCTGGAGCCAGCTGGGGCTTCACCGCAAGCCCTGCGGTCTGCTCAACGTAGAGGGGTACTACGACTACCTGACCCAGTTCCTGGACCACGCCGTGCACGAGAGGTTCCTGAAGCCCATCCACCGGGACACCCTGATGGTCAAAGAGGACCCCAGGGAGCTGCTCGACGAGTTTGCGACTTACCGGGCGCCCCGCCTGGGCAAGTGGCTGGACCGCGCCAGCACCTAG
- a CDS encoding NAD+ synthase, protein MVRIALAQINPTIGDLVGNTALVQRYIEQAKAAGVDVVAFPELVITGYPPDDLLLKKSFIADANAALEAIASTTFGIAAVIGFVDENNGRLYNAAALVSDGKIRGVYRKHHLPNYGVFDERRFFSSGNEIVLAEIDGLTFGVTVCEDLWLENGPHVDCALAGAQMVININASPYHAGKGQERLSLLSRRARRNGIAIAYVNCVGGGDEVIFDGQSSVVSPDGKLLARAGQFSEELLVFDFDPESEDTSGGAEEPDDPATELQADEEAAGTVVVVSLAWHPDAGPPPVTPQIAQELEPAAEVYGALVLGVRDYMAKNGFKQALIGISGGIDSALTAAIAVDAIGGENVLGISNPSEFTSSQSTQDSKQLAENLGLKLVTMPIGLPLAAMRRTLEEDFGGSEYSVADQNLQARIRGTLWMYVSNQTGRLLLSTGNKSEMAVGYATLYGDMAGGFAVLKDVPKTLVYQLSAWRNTQGEAIPPAIIERPPTAELAPGQLDTDSLPPYDVLDPILKEYVENHLGIDEIAALGYEREMVKKIARMVDRAEYKRRQSAPGIKVTSRAFGRDRRLPITNRYLPE, encoded by the coding sequence ATGGTCCGAATCGCACTGGCACAGATCAACCCCACGATTGGTGACCTGGTGGGCAACACGGCGCTGGTGCAGCGCTACATCGAGCAGGCCAAGGCCGCCGGCGTGGACGTGGTGGCGTTTCCCGAGCTGGTCATTACCGGCTACCCGCCCGACGACCTGCTTCTCAAGAAGTCGTTCATCGCGGACGCCAACGCGGCTCTCGAAGCCATCGCCTCGACCACCTTCGGCATTGCAGCGGTCATCGGTTTTGTCGACGAGAACAACGGCCGCCTCTACAACGCCGCAGCCCTGGTCTCCGACGGCAAGATAAGGGGCGTCTACCGAAAACACCACCTGCCGAACTACGGGGTGTTCGACGAGAGGCGGTTCTTCTCCTCCGGAAACGAGATAGTGCTGGCCGAGATCGACGGGTTGACCTTCGGGGTGACCGTCTGCGAGGACCTCTGGCTGGAGAACGGCCCCCACGTCGACTGCGCGCTGGCCGGCGCTCAGATGGTCATCAACATCAATGCCTCTCCCTACCACGCCGGCAAGGGGCAGGAGCGCCTCAGCCTGCTCTCCCGGAGGGCCCGGCGCAACGGGATTGCCATCGCCTACGTGAACTGCGTCGGAGGCGGGGACGAGGTGATCTTCGACGGACAGTCGTCGGTCGTATCCCCGGACGGCAAGCTGCTGGCCCGCGCCGGGCAGTTCTCCGAGGAGCTTCTGGTCTTCGACTTCGACCCTGAGAGCGAGGACACCTCCGGCGGAGCCGAGGAGCCGGACGACCCGGCCACCGAGCTGCAGGCCGACGAGGAGGCCGCCGGCACGGTGGTGGTCGTCAGCCTGGCCTGGCACCCCGATGCCGGCCCGCCGCCGGTAACCCCGCAAATTGCCCAGGAGCTCGAACCGGCAGCCGAGGTCTACGGCGCCCTGGTGCTCGGGGTGCGGGACTATATGGCGAAGAACGGCTTCAAGCAGGCCCTGATAGGGATCTCCGGAGGCATCGACTCCGCCCTGACTGCCGCAATTGCGGTGGACGCGATCGGTGGTGAGAACGTTCTCGGCATCTCGAACCCCAGCGAGTTCACCTCGTCGCAGAGCACCCAGGACTCCAAGCAGCTCGCTGAGAACCTCGGGCTCAAGCTCGTCACCATGCCCATCGGCCTGCCGCTGGCGGCTATGCGTAGGACCCTGGAGGAGGACTTCGGCGGCTCCGAGTACTCGGTGGCCGATCAGAACCTGCAGGCCCGCATCCGGGGCACCCTGTGGATGTACGTGTCGAACCAGACCGGCCGCCTGCTGCTGTCGACCGGTAACAAGTCGGAGATGGCCGTGGGTTACGCCACCCTGTACGGCGACATGGCGGGGGGCTTCGCCGTCCTGAAGGACGTCCCGAAAACCCTCGTCTACCAGCTGTCGGCGTGGCGCAACACCCAGGGGGAGGCCATCCCTCCGGCAATCATCGAGCGACCCCCCACCGCCGAGCTGGCCCCGGGGCAGCTGGACACCGACTCGCTTCCCCCCTACGACGTCCTCGACCCCATCCTCAAGGAGTACGTGGAGAACCACCTGGGAATCGACGAGATCGCCGCGCTGGGCTACGAGCGGGAGATGGTGAAGAAGATCGCCCGGATGGTGGACCGGGCCGAGTACAAGAGGCGTCAGTCGGCGCCGGGAATCAAGGTGACCTCTAGGGCCTTCGGCCGGGACCGCCGCCTGCCTATCACCAACAGGTACCTCCCCGAATAA
- a CDS encoding ATP-binding protein has product MRPLDPLSSIKTKLGVVIVASVAVTVAVHTLGLRAGIPLLVVGVASGALSLLMVQFLAHGMTSPLREMAAAAKTMARGDYSKRVTATSRDEVGELARAFNGMASELEQVERMRRDLVANVSHELRTPISALQAVLENLIDGVEEPDPVTFTTMHEQVKRLGRLVSQLLDLSRLESGAVPLQRVTFRVEDLLQQAVRESKLHSHNIHLTVDVRPADLSADGDPERVHQVVANLIENAIRHSPDDAEVSVSAYGNERRVTIEVADEGPGIPQNEASRVFERFYRADAARSSTQGGTGLGLAIARWIVDLHGGVIRVESREPTGCRMVVELPGVAA; this is encoded by the coding sequence TTGAGACCGCTCGACCCGCTTTCTTCTATCAAGACCAAGCTTGGAGTAGTAATCGTCGCCTCGGTGGCGGTCACCGTGGCGGTACACACCCTCGGCCTCCGGGCCGGTATACCCCTTCTCGTGGTCGGCGTCGCCTCGGGCGCGCTCTCCCTTTTGATGGTGCAGTTCCTCGCCCATGGCATGACGTCGCCGCTTAGGGAGATGGCGGCAGCGGCCAAGACCATGGCTCGGGGCGACTACTCCAAACGGGTCACCGCCACCTCCCGCGACGAGGTGGGCGAGCTGGCCAGGGCGTTCAACGGGATGGCGTCGGAGCTGGAGCAGGTCGAACGCATGCGCCGGGACCTGGTAGCAAACGTCTCCCACGAGCTGAGAACTCCCATCAGCGCCCTGCAGGCGGTCCTCGAGAACCTGATCGACGGGGTTGAGGAGCCGGACCCGGTGACCTTCACCACCATGCACGAGCAGGTCAAGCGGCTCGGGCGCCTGGTGTCGCAGCTGCTGGACCTCTCCCGCCTGGAGTCCGGGGCGGTGCCGCTTCAACGGGTCACTTTCCGGGTCGAGGACCTTCTCCAGCAGGCCGTGCGGGAATCCAAGCTGCACTCCCACAACATCCACCTGACCGTGGACGTGAGGCCCGCCGACCTCAGCGCCGACGGCGACCCCGAGCGGGTCCACCAGGTGGTGGCCAACCTCATCGAGAACGCGATCCGGCACTCCCCCGACGACGCCGAGGTCAGCGTCTCCGCCTACGGCAACGAGCGCCGGGTAACCATCGAGGTCGCCGATGAGGGCCCCGGAATTCCCCAGAACGAGGCCAGCCGGGTGTTCGAGCGGTTCTACCGGGCCGACGCCGCACGTTCCTCGACCCAGGGGGGCACCGGGCTTGGCCTCGCCATCGCCCGCTGGATCGTCGACCTGCACGGCGGGGTCATCCGGGTGGAGTCGAGGGAGCCGACGGGCTGCCGCATGGTCGTGGAGCTGCCGGGAGTGGCAGCCTAA
- a CDS encoding response regulator transcription factor, translating to MDYATIAVIEDESIIAAAVAARLRREGFKVEVAPDGPSGVELCERSRPDLVVLDVMLPGFDGLEVCRRIQRERPVPVLMLTARDSETDMLVGLGIGADDYMTKPFSPRELVARVRALLRRARKFPSPPDTTFRVGDLEVDPARRQVRREEQIIHLTPIEFELLYTLAARPGVVFTREQLLSEVWGYREGFGGRTVDSHVGALRRKLGSDLLRTVHGVGYAVESGGI from the coding sequence ATGGATTACGCCACGATTGCAGTCATAGAAGATGAGTCGATCATCGCAGCGGCGGTGGCCGCCCGCCTCAGGCGGGAAGGATTCAAGGTAGAGGTTGCACCCGACGGCCCGTCCGGCGTCGAGCTTTGTGAACGATCCCGGCCGGACCTGGTGGTGCTGGACGTCATGCTCCCCGGCTTCGACGGCCTCGAGGTGTGCCGGAGAATTCAACGAGAGCGCCCGGTTCCGGTTCTCATGCTCACCGCCAGGGACTCCGAAACCGACATGCTGGTGGGACTGGGCATCGGCGCGGACGACTACATGACAAAACCCTTCAGCCCGCGTGAGCTTGTCGCCCGGGTGCGGGCGCTGCTGCGGCGGGCCCGTAAGTTCCCCTCCCCTCCCGACACCACGTTCCGGGTCGGGGACCTGGAGGTCGACCCCGCCCGCCGGCAGGTCCGCCGCGAGGAGCAGATCATCCACCTCACCCCGATCGAGTTCGAGCTTCTCTACACGCTTGCCGCCAGGCCGGGGGTGGTCTTCACCCGGGAGCAGCTTCTTTCCGAGGTGTGGGGGTACCGCGAGGGCTTCGGGGGGCGCACGGTGGACTCCCACGTGGGGGCGCTGCGGCGTAAGCTGGGCTCGGACCTGCTTCGTACGGTCCACGGCGTCGGCTACGCAGTGGAATCTGGGGGAATTTGA
- a CDS encoding M15 family metallopeptidase, producing the protein MLLALTGFRMPASDAEIKVATNAPAQALPALVTAPPLELIGPVSEAARGREDVTGVAEVRSGTRWLHAWAAEGSAAPSGPRPGLSVPVDTAAVDPEHFRRLVPQQLEAKVAELANGGAILSRTGAALRGIGEKGTLQFGATSVPVIGVAEDAYLRRHEVVVSHATGAAIGLNEADYLLIGLEELSAGKKVEETIRGAVPPEATFRVRGPEGSGASSQPSPLLSLGEIKSIFGEFSAVNGAGANIGIDQAWIDANTEMASIPLLGVFRCHKKMIPQIEGAFREVMDKNLGHLVRSGDFGGCFSPRYIRSGKEAGLSRHAWGIAFDFNVSGNLYGQPPTMDPQLVEIMERHGFSWGGRWNYPDGMHFEFVSQPTP; encoded by the coding sequence ATGCTGCTGGCTTTGACCGGTTTTCGCATGCCCGCGTCCGATGCCGAGATCAAGGTTGCGACGAACGCTCCGGCGCAGGCGCTTCCGGCGCTGGTGACGGCTCCTCCCCTCGAGCTCATCGGCCCGGTCTCCGAAGCCGCCAGGGGCCGCGAGGACGTGACCGGGGTGGCGGAGGTACGCAGCGGGACCCGCTGGCTGCACGCGTGGGCGGCCGAAGGAAGCGCCGCCCCCTCAGGTCCCCGGCCCGGGTTGTCGGTTCCGGTGGACACCGCGGCGGTCGACCCGGAGCATTTCCGCCGGCTGGTTCCCCAGCAGCTTGAGGCCAAGGTCGCCGAGCTCGCCAACGGCGGAGCGATCCTCTCCCGGACCGGCGCTGCCCTGCGAGGAATCGGCGAAAAGGGGACGCTGCAGTTCGGGGCAACGTCGGTGCCGGTCATCGGGGTGGCCGAGGACGCCTACCTGCGCCGCCACGAGGTGGTCGTCTCCCACGCCACCGGCGCCGCAATCGGGCTGAACGAGGCCGACTACCTTTTGATAGGGCTCGAAGAGCTCTCCGCCGGCAAGAAGGTGGAGGAGACGATCCGGGGCGCGGTTCCGCCGGAGGCCACCTTCAGGGTGCGGGGGCCCGAAGGCAGCGGCGCATCCTCCCAACCGTCACCTCTGCTTTCGCTGGGAGAGATCAAGTCGATCTTCGGCGAGTTCTCGGCGGTGAACGGCGCCGGCGCCAACATCGGGATCGACCAGGCATGGATCGACGCCAACACAGAGATGGCCAGCATCCCGCTGCTGGGGGTATTCAGGTGCCACAAGAAGATGATCCCGCAGATCGAGGGCGCGTTCCGGGAGGTCATGGACAAAAATCTGGGCCACCTCGTCCGCTCCGGGGACTTCGGAGGCTGCTTTTCACCCCGCTATATAAGGTCGGGCAAAGAGGCGGGCCTCTCCCGCCACGCGTGGGGCATAGCCTTCGACTTCAACGTTTCGGGCAACCTGTACGGACAGCCCCCGACCATGGACCCGCAGCTGGTGGAGATCATGGAGCGCCACGGCTTCAGCTGGGGCGGCCGGTGGAACTACCCGGACGGTATGCACTTCGAGTTCGTCTCCCAGCCCACCCCCTGA